The following proteins are co-located in the Gossypium hirsutum isolate 1008001.06 chromosome A02, Gossypium_hirsutum_v2.1, whole genome shotgun sequence genome:
- the LOC107939145 gene encoding chaperone protein dnaJ 20, chloroplastic produces MRCSYGLTAIPGTDARFFSPETSFLQLRRTFQPTRIKFGLFKIKAKIDEARKEMSFYELLGISERGTSLEIKQAYKQLARKYHPDVSPPDRVEEYTERFIRVQEAYETLSDPRRRALYDKDLALGIHLAFSARRRYQYDEDLEDRSEWKNRWQSQLSELKRRSRNRDAGGNMSWGARMRRQREELSKEL; encoded by the exons ATGCGTTGCAGTTATGGATTGACAGCGATACCGGGGACAGACGCCCGGTTCTTTTCGCCGGAAACTTCCTTCCTCCAGTTACGTAGAACGTTCCAACCGACCCGGATTAAATTTGGGTTGTTCAAAATCAAGGCGAAAATCGACGAAGCGAGGAAAGAGATGAGTTTTTATGAGTTACTGGGGATATCAGAAAGGGGTACTTCGTTGGAGATAAAACAAGCGTATAAGCAGCTAGCTAGGAAGTACCACCCGGATGTTTCGCCGCCGGATCGGGTCGAGGAGTATACGGAGCGGTTTATACGGGTCCAGGAAGCTTATGAGACTTTGTCGGATCCAAGGAGGAGGGCTTTGTATGATAAGGATTTAGCTTTGGGGATTCACCTTGCTTTCTCTGCTAGACGACGTTATCAATACGATGAG GATCTAGAAGATCGGAGcgagtggaaaaatagatggcaATCTCAGCTATCAGAGCTGAAGAGAAGAAGCAGGAACAGGGATGCCGGAGGAAACATGTCATGGGGAGCTCGAATGCGTAGGCAAAGGGAAGAATTATCTAAAGAACTATAA